The sequence GCCGGATCACCAGGATGATGATCAGGGCCGGGATGATCATGAAGAAACCCGCGGCGAAGCGATAATCGAGGGGTGCCCCCGAGCCTAGGGCTCCGACCGAGTTCATGACCAACGCCGGCAGCGTCCGGTTGCGGACGGTCAAGATGGTCGCCGCGAACACCTCGTTCCACGAGAGGACGAACGTGAAGATCGCGGCCGCCGCGAGACCGGGCAGCGCGATCGGGAGCGCGATCCGCCGGAACGCCGCGAGCCGGTTGCATCCCAGCGTCATTGCCGCTTCCTCGAGTTCGTATGGGACCCCGATGAACACGGTGGTCGTGATCACGACCGTGAACGGCAGCGCAAGCGCCGTATGGACGAACGCAACGCCGAGCAGCGTGTCGTACAACCCCCACGAGATGAACGCCACGGCCAGCGGCACCGCCAGGATGGTCGCCGGGAACGTCTTGGTGGCAAGGATGGCCAGGCGAAACCCCTCCCGGCCCGCGAACCGAAAGCGCGACAGCGCGTATCCGGCCGGCGCTCCGACGAGGACGGAGAGGAGAATGGTCAGCACAGCCACCAGCAGGCTGCGCTCGGTGGACTCGAGGACGCCCTGCGTGCGAAAGAAGAAGCGGATCGTCTCCAGCGACCACGGGTGCGGAATGATCGACCGCGGCCACGTATACAGTTGGGAGCGGGTCGTCAGGCTGGCCACCGCGACCAGCAGGAGAGGCACCAGGACCCACGCCGTCAGCAGGGCGACGGAAATCCCCAGCAGGGCGCGCCGCCCCGCGGTTGTCATCCGCGGGCCGCCTCCACGTCCCGCGTGCGCAGCAGCCACAGGTAGATCACGGTGATCGCCATGGACAGCGTCATGATCACCACGGCGTAGGCGCTGGCGACGTTGGGGTTCCGGTACTGCGAGTATTGAAAGTAGGCTTCGCCGGCCAGGACCGGCACGATCCGTCCGGCCAGGGTGATGACGGTCGCGAACAGCTGAAACGCCAGGATCGTGCGGATGATCAGGGCGGTCTGCAACGCGGGCCGCATTAGAGGAAGCGTCACGTAGCGGAGCTTCCGCCAGCCGGTGGCGCCGAAGACATCCGCCGTTTCAAAGTAGTCTTTCGGGATCAGCTGGAGGCCGGCGACGAGGACGATCATCACGATCGCCGTCGCCCGCCAGACCTCAGTGGCGATCATCGCCCCGTACAGCCAACCAGGGTGTTC is a genomic window of bacterium containing:
- a CDS encoding sugar ABC transporter permease, which codes for MDWLPYALLLPTVAFLSVFFVYPMVQALLISVRGEDGGFTLRHFQAMAQDTYFGDALRNSLVLTAITIPLQVALGLAIALLVNARFRGHEWFLYACAIPLGISDLAAGLIWLSVFTERGYLNAALRGMGWVSQPITFLSPEHPGWLYGAMIATEVWRATAIVMIVLVAGLQLIPKDYFETADVFGATGWRKLRYVTLPLMRPALQTALIIRTILAFQLFATVITLAGRIVPVLAGEAYFQYSQYRNPNVASAYAVVIMTLSMAITVIYLWLLRTRDVEAARG
- a CDS encoding carbohydrate ABC transporter permease; its protein translation is MTTAGRRALLGISVALLTAWVLVPLLLVAVASLTTRSQLYTWPRSIIPHPWSLETIRFFFRTQGVLESTERSLLVAVLTILLSVLVGAPAGYALSRFRFAGREGFRLAILATKTFPATILAVPLAVAFISWGLYDTLLGVAFVHTALALPFTVVITTTVFIGVPYELEEAAMTLGCNRLAAFRRIALPIALPGLAAAAIFTFVLSWNEVFAATILTVRNRTLPALVMNSVGALGSGAPLDYRFAAGFFMIIPALIIILVIRRYLLTLWGITVR